GGGAAGGTGTTGGTGAGAAATATGCCAAATCCTTTGGTCGTTATGATTCTTGGCAGTCGATTTACGACATGTTTAAAAGCTATACCCAAAAAGAATCTCACTTTGTCATGAATGCACACTTTGTAAATTCAGAACAAATTTATGTAAACCAAGGCTATGCAAATGCTTCATGGCTGATGTTGCAGACTTCAACCTTTAAAGATGGTCGTAGTCATTTAAATACAGCAAAACTCAATGTGAAGTTTCAAAAGCAAGCAGATGGAACATGGAAAATTAAACATTTCCAAACACAGAATATTTTCAGTCGTCCCGTATCGCATTGGCACAGTGAAGCCGAATTGCCGGTACCTTCCCAGGAATGACCCAGGACATATTTAAAAGGACTATTGATATGAACAGTATTATCCCAACGCATAACATTGGCATTGATTACGATGCTTTGGTTCAAAGTGACCGTGCTCATACTTCTCTTTATAAAGATGAACGCATTTTTGATGAAGAAATGGAAAAAATCTTTTATAGCACTTGGGTGTGGGTTGCACATGCGAGCGAAATTCCGGAAGGCGGAAGCTATAAAACGATTAATATTGGTAAACAGCCTGTGGTTGTGGTGCGTGACCGTAAAAAGAAAGTCCATGTACTTTTAAACCGTTGCCGTCATCGTGCAGCAACTGTATGTGAACATAAAAAAGGAAAAACCAACAGTTTTGTATGTCCGTATCATGGTTGGAGTTATGCACTTGATGGTAGTTTACGTGGTGTACCATCTCCGGAAAGTTATGGTGATTGTTTAGATAAGTCTGAATTACCGTTGGTGAGCCTACGCGTAGAAGAATATAACGGCATGATCTTCGCTTCATTTAAAGAAGACATTCAACCGCTTGAAGAGTTCCTTGGGCCAGCAAAAAAATGGATTGACCTGTTTATGAAACAAGGTGCGGGTTATCCAATTAAGGTATTGGGTGAACACCGTTTCCGTTTTCCGGGTAACTGGAAAATCCAGCTTGAAAATACCACCGATGCATATCACTTCCCGTTGGTACACAAGTCATTCTTAAGTTCTGTCGATGAAAAGACAGAAGAACTCTTTAACTTCGAAAACCAACCGGGTTTTGTTGAAGATTTAGGAAATGGTCACAGTGTGATGGTGATGATTCCTGATCTAGTCGATTTAGAAGAAGACTTAATGGAGCGACCAATTCAAGAGCGTTTTGAAGACTTGGCTCAAGCACTGCGTGATGAAGGTCATGAAGAATTAGAAGTACGCCGTATTGTTCGTGCAGTCGGTGGTTCTGGCTTTAACTTAAATTTATTCCCGAATATTGCATGTTCGATGGCGTTCTTTCGTGTGTTACAGCCAATTTCAGTTGCTGAAACAGAAATTCATCACTCGGTAATTACGATGGATGGTGGTCCGCAAATTGCCAACCAATATCGCTTACGTTTGCATGAACATTTCCAAGGCCCATTTGGCTTTGGTACGCCAGATGACTCAGAAGCTTGGGAGCGCGTACAACACGGCGCCAATGCTGGTAATAATTTATGGATCATGTTGAACCGTGGTTTACCAGGTGAAGTCAAAACCGAAGATGGTTTAAAAAGTGATGTCAGTGCTGAAACAGGTATGCGTGCTGCCTATCAGCAGTGGAAAAAGATGATGACGGCTTAAGGAGAGAGCAATGAATATGAATCTGCAATTATTAAATGAAGTCACTGCTTTCATCTGGGCTGAAGCTGACATGTTAGACCACAGCGAATACCGTGAATGGCTCAATTTATGGAATGAAAAGGGTGTTTATATTATTCCTATTGACCCAAATCTTACGGACTACGAAAACAACTTAAATTATGCCTATGACGATAATCATATGCGTACTTTACGTGTAGAACGTCTAGAAAATGGTGAAGCGATTTCTACAGCACCGAAAGCAAATACTGTGCGTAGTGTCTCTCGTGTACGCATTGTTCAAGACCAAGATGATGAAATCATTTTACGTTGTGCTCAAAACTTACGTGAATTCCGTAAAGAAAACCTCAAGCATTACACCGCAGATATTACTTACCATTTGACTCGTGATGCGACTACAGGTTTTAAGATTAACCGTAAAATCATTAATTTGGTTAATTCGACCGATACCTTAGCCGGTATTAGCTACATTCTTTAGGAGCAGTAACATGATACAGGTTGTTTTAGTGACAGGGGCTGCTTCTGGACTCGGTAATGTCATTGCAGAATATTTTGCGAGCCAAGGCCATCAAGTGATTTTGTCAGCCAGTACGCTGGAAAAAGCCGAAAATGCCAAGGCACAAAGTCAGTATGCCCAAAATATGTTTCCCTTGAAATTAGATATTTCTGTCGAAGCAGATTTTCATGCGGCGGTGCAGTGGATTGAAGAGAAGTTTTCTAAACTTGATGTGTTGATTAACAATGCCACCGTCACCAAAGCAACGCCAGTATTAGAAATTACCGCAGCGGACTTTGATTGGGTGACCCAAGTCAACCAACGCGGTACCTTTCAAGCTTGTCAAATTATTGGCCAATATATGGCTAAAAAGGGCTATGGACGCATCATTAATATGGCGTCTTTAGCGGGACAAAATGGTGGTACTGCAACGGGTGCGCACTATGCAGCAACCAAAGGTGCCATTGTGACGTTAACCAAAATCTTTGCCAAAGAGTTTGCGGCAAAAGGGGTAACGGTCAATGCGGTTGCACCGGGACCGATGGAGTCACCGATTGTTCATAGTGTAGTGCCAGACGAAAAAATGGAACAGTTCATCCAAAATATTCCGGTTAAAGCCTTAGGAAGTATGCATTTTATTGCCGAAACGTGTGGCTTACTTGCGAGTCCAAATGCGGGGTTTGTGACTGGTGCAACATGGGATATTAACGGTGGTTTATTCATGCGTTAAGCCATGAGCTTACGCATGAAAAGGGAGTTAAATCATGACTACACTTTATGATGTTGTCGTTAAAAATCGCCATGTGGAAGGTGGAAATATTGCAGTCATGGAATTTGAATCTGCAACTTCTGCTGCATTGCCAAAGGTTGAAGCGGGTGCGCATATTGATGTGCACCTACCAAATGGTATGGTGCGCCAATACTCACTTTGCCAAAATCCAAATGACGAAGGTAAGTTTCGGCTGGGAATTTTGCGTGACCCTGAATCACGTGGTGGCTCAGTCTCGGCTTTTGATGAAATTAAAGATGGCATGCAAATTCAGGTCAGTGAACCAAAAAACTTATTTCCACTTTTAAAAGCCAAGCACAGTGTGTTGATTGGCGGTGGAATCGGGATTACGCCATTAATCACGATGGCCTATCAACTTGCACATGAAGGGTCATCATTTGAGCTTCATTACTGCGGCGCTAGCCCTGAACACTGTGCTTTTGTTGATGAAATTAAAAATGGTGAGTTAGCAAAATATACAACTTTCCATTTTAAATCTGAAGGTGCAAGCCACAGAGCGTTTTTTGAATCTGCCATTAAAAATATTGATCTTGAAAGCCATATTTACACGTGTGGACCTATCGGTTTTATGGACTGGGTGATTAATCTTGCCACGACTCACAATTTTCCTGAGCAGCAAATCCACAAAGAATATTTCCAAGTTGAAACTGATACTTCTGGAGATTCATTTGAGGTGGTGGCTGAGCGTAGCGGAAAAATTATTCTGGTTGAAGCAGGCGAAACCATTTTGCAGGCTTTGGCTAAAGAAGGCATCGACATTGAAATGTCTTGTGAGCAAGGCGTATGCGGAACTTGCATGTGCGATGTGATTGAAGGTGAACCTGATCATCGAGATGTTTATTTTACTGATGAAGAAAAAGCCAGCAATGAACAAATATTGGTGTGCTGTTCGCGTTCTAAAACACCGAGATTAGTTTTAGATATCTAATGTTCTCGCGATTTATATGGATGTAAGAGAAGGTTTAGGAGAAAGATGATGAATGTATTACAACAAATAGATGAGTTTACGGTCGATCCACTACAGTTCCGACGAGCATTAGGAAATTTTGCAACAGGCGTTACCATTGTTACTGCACAAAATGCACAAGGTGAGAAAGTCGGTGTAACCGCAAATAGTTTTAACTCGGTGTCGCTCGACCCACCGCTTATTTTGTGGAGTATTGATAAAAAATCTTCAAGTTTTTCAGTATTTGAGCAAGCAACACATTTTGCAGTCAATATTTTATCAGGCACGCAAATTGAGCTATCTAATAAGTTCTCTAGACGCAATATTGATAAATTTGCAGACACCAATTTTCAACTTGGTGCAGGAAGCACGCCCATTTTAGAAAATTGTTCTGCGGTGTTTGAGTGCGAACGTTATCAAGTGATTGAAGGTGGTGACCACTGGATTATTATTGGTAAAGTGGTTCGTTTCCATGACCAAGGTCGAAGCCCGTTGGTTTATCATCAAGGTGCATATTCTTGTGTCATGCCGCATCCAAGTCTTCAAGTTAAACAAACTGAAGAAAACGGCGTAGACCAAACACATTATGGGCATTTATATAACAATGTCTGCTACTTGATGAGCCGTGCTTTTAAAGCTTATCAAACCGACTATATTCCTAAACAAATGGCTTCTGGGTTCCGTACCAGTGAATCACGTCTCTTGCTCGTTTTGGCCAGTGGTACCGCTTCAAGTAAAGAAGATTTACCTCGAGATATTGCGATGCCAATGCAGGAAGTTGAAAGATCGGCTGAAATTTTAAAATTTGAAGGCTTATTGGTCGATCACGATAATTTGTATGCACTGACCGAAAAAGGTAAACAAACGGCGCAGTATTTATTTGATATTGCCGACAGCCACCAAAATGAAGTCTTTAAAAAATATTCTGATGAGCAAAAGGATATTTTTATTACCATGCTGCGAGACTTTGCTGGTGTAGCATAAGCCCCATTAAGCTGATAAATTAAATTGATTTATCAGCTTTTTTACATCTAGCTGACTATCATCAAAAGAATTCCATGGACAAGGGATTTTTGGCACACAATTTGTTTATCAATAAAACATGATTGCAAATAAGCCAAGACAGTGAACCACAGCAAAAGAGAAGTCTTGAGCAGTGGGACGCGTATAGAGAGGTAAGGGATGAACCAATATGTAAGTGATGCATTACTCACATGGACGCACCATATTAAAAGTGTGTGTGGCAATTTTGAAACCGATTTTGACGGAACCCGTAATTTATTCATTGGTGAAGTTCAGTGCTTTTTATTGGGTGATACCGAAATTGCTTTTATCAAAAACAATGCCAATAAAATTGTCCGAAAAGCCGATGAAATCGACCGAGTGAATAATCGTTTTTGTTTTTTGATTTTGCAGTATTCGGGGAAAATGCTGCTTGAGTATAAAAATGAAACTCTAAGCTTGAATGAAGGTGATATTGTTTTGGTCGATCCGGTCGAAACCATTTCGATGTATCCGCAAGGCTTAGTCAGCCAGATTTCAGTACATCTATCGCGTGAAAAATTACTGAAAGAAAATATCAGTACCGAATACTTTGGAAAACTTATTACGCAAAATATGAGTGGTTTTTTACTTAAAAATATTTTGAAAAATATGTCTCCTGAAAACATCAAACTTTGGTATGCCACCGAAGATGGTAATGCTTTTGAAGATGCACTAATTGCCTTAATCAAACCGACTATTAATTATAAAAATATTAATAGCTCAAATAACCTAATGGAAAAGGCTGAGCGATATATTATTGAAAACTTAGCAAAACCAGATTTAACCCCTAAATTAATTGCAGAGCATATTGGTGTATCACTACGACATCTCTACCGGTTATTTCTGCAAGAAAACTTATCAATTAACAAATATATCCAGCTCAAACGTTTAGAAAAAGTCAAAGCAGATTTACTCGATAAAAGAAACAAACAAAGCTCAATTACCCAGATTGCCTTGAAGTGGGGTTTTTGGGACGGCGCTCATTTTTCAAAAATCTTCAAAAAGACTTACGGTATTTCTCCTAAAGAATTTAGAGAGGGTATATCGGTGTAAATCTTTATTCTTTTGATGTCATTTTTAGACAAGTTCTAGGTCATTCTTGAACAAGCTAGCCCCATGCAAGTGTGTTGAAATTAAATTAATTAGAACAGGTTAGATAAGCTTAATAATCACAAAATAATTAAGTTGATCTAAGAAATTTCACACATCGGAAAGTGCATTTTAACTGTCTGATTCAGATAGTTCAGGGATAGATGAAAAGGATGAAAACCATGCGTAAACAACGATTATTGAATGATATACAAAAAATATTGGCGCTTAATTTATCAATCGCTGCGAGCTTTTGGGGGCTCAATACTCAAGCTTATGCGCATGGTGGACATGCCGAAATGGTATCGCTTTATCAAAACATGAATGAGCAGGGTGCCAAAGTTGTCAAAGATGATTTTACCAACACTTATATGATTACCAAGGGTTCTATGGTGGTACGAGCCAAACCTAATTCAGGTCAGGTTTTAGTGAATGGCAAACCTTTCAAGCTCAGCGTGCCTTTATTAATGAAAGACGGTAAACCTGTTATTGGAAAAGATTTTTTTAATGAAGTATTCCAGTCCGGTTTAGATCAAACTTTTAAAGTTGAAAATACGTTTCATCCACTCAACAGTTTAAATTCTGACGAAATCAAAAAGACATTTGATGTGATTAATCGCTCAAAATACGCTTATAAAAATATGCGTTTTGCCGAGTTAAAACTTAAAGAACCAGAAAAAGCCAAGGTTTGGGATTTCTTTATTAACCATAAAGAATT
This window of the Acinetobacter sp. XH1741 genome carries:
- a CDS encoding PDR/VanB family oxidoreductase, yielding MTTLYDVVVKNRHVEGGNIAVMEFESATSAALPKVEAGAHIDVHLPNGMVRQYSLCQNPNDEGKFRLGILRDPESRGGSVSAFDEIKDGMQIQVSEPKNLFPLLKAKHSVLIGGGIGITPLITMAYQLAHEGSSFELHYCGASPEHCAFVDEIKNGELAKYTTFHFKSEGASHRAFFESAIKNIDLESHIYTCGPIGFMDWVINLATTHNFPEQQIHKEYFQVETDTSGDSFEVVAERSGKIILVEAGETILQALAKEGIDIEMSCEQGVCGTCMCDVIEGEPDHRDVYFTDEEKASNEQILVCCSRSKTPRLVLDI
- a CDS encoding p-hydroxyphenylacetate 3-hydroxylase reductase component, which translates into the protein MMNVLQQIDEFTVDPLQFRRALGNFATGVTIVTAQNAQGEKVGVTANSFNSVSLDPPLILWSIDKKSSSFSVFEQATHFAVNILSGTQIELSNKFSRRNIDKFADTNFQLGAGSTPILENCSAVFECERYQVIEGGDHWIIIGKVVRFHDQGRSPLVYHQGAYSCVMPHPSLQVKQTEENGVDQTHYGHLYNNVCYLMSRAFKAYQTDYIPKQMASGFRTSESRLLLVLASGTASSKEDLPRDIAMPMQEVERSAEILKFEGLLVDHDNLYALTEKGKQTAQYLFDIADSHQNEVFKKYSDEQKDIFITMLRDFAGVA
- the feaR gene encoding transcriptional regulator FeaR, with product MNQYVSDALLTWTHHIKSVCGNFETDFDGTRNLFIGEVQCFLLGDTEIAFIKNNANKIVRKADEIDRVNNRFCFLILQYSGKMLLEYKNETLSLNEGDIVLVDPVETISMYPQGLVSQISVHLSREKLLKENISTEYFGKLITQNMSGFLLKNILKNMSPENIKLWYATEDGNAFEDALIALIKPTINYKNINSSNNLMEKAERYIIENLAKPDLTPKLIAEHIGVSLRHLYRLFLQENLSINKYIQLKRLEKVKADLLDKRNKQSSITQIALKWGFWDGAHFSKIFKKTYGISPKEFREGISV
- a CDS encoding nuclear transport factor 2 family protein gives rise to the protein MTDKVNMAEIIERLEQLEAHNAIRNCLNRYMEICDELNANTDLDELMNLFDRDCIWEGVGEKYAKSFGRYDSWQSIYDMFKSYTQKESHFVMNAHFVNSEQIYVNQGYANASWLMLQTSTFKDGRSHLNTAKLNVKFQKQADGTWKIKHFQTQNIFSRPVSHWHSEAELPVPSQE
- a CDS encoding aromatic-ring-hydroxylating dioxygenase subunit beta: MNMNLQLLNEVTAFIWAEADMLDHSEYREWLNLWNEKGVYIIPIDPNLTDYENNLNYAYDDNHMRTLRVERLENGEAISTAPKANTVRSVSRVRIVQDQDDEIILRCAQNLREFRKENLKHYTADITYHLTRDATTGFKINRKIINLVNSTDTLAGISYIL
- a CDS encoding SDR family oxidoreductase, producing the protein MIQVVLVTGAASGLGNVIAEYFASQGHQVILSASTLEKAENAKAQSQYAQNMFPLKLDISVEADFHAAVQWIEEKFSKLDVLINNATVTKATPVLEITAADFDWVTQVNQRGTFQACQIIGQYMAKKGYGRIINMASLAGQNGGTATGAHYAATKGAIVTLTKIFAKEFAAKGVTVNAVAPGPMESPIVHSVVPDEKMEQFIQNIPVKALGSMHFIAETCGLLASPNAGFVTGATWDINGGLFMR
- a CDS encoding aromatic ring-hydroxylating dioxygenase subunit alpha → MNSIIPTHNIGIDYDALVQSDRAHTSLYKDERIFDEEMEKIFYSTWVWVAHASEIPEGGSYKTINIGKQPVVVVRDRKKKVHVLLNRCRHRAATVCEHKKGKTNSFVCPYHGWSYALDGSLRGVPSPESYGDCLDKSELPLVSLRVEEYNGMIFASFKEDIQPLEEFLGPAKKWIDLFMKQGAGYPIKVLGEHRFRFPGNWKIQLENTTDAYHFPLVHKSFLSSVDEKTEELFNFENQPGFVEDLGNGHSVMVMIPDLVDLEEDLMERPIQERFEDLAQALRDEGHEELEVRRIVRAVGGSGFNLNLFPNIACSMAFFRVLQPISVAETEIHHSVITMDGGPQIANQYRLRLHEHFQGPFGFGTPDDSEAWERVQHGANAGNNLWIMLNRGLPGEVKTEDGLKSDVSAETGMRAAYQQWKKMMTA